In Mycolicibacterium mucogenicum DSM 44124, the following are encoded in one genomic region:
- a CDS encoding condensation domain-containing protein, with amino-acid sequence MRIGKITIGKIDDWTPIPGVLTSWHPTETAREVARQAPVSSVPVSYMQGQHIRGVVERTGSGLEYSRQIIATCEVPGQCDIAAMNEALNSYLRRHDTYRSWFEYIDTGASGATGNGFAEIRRRTISNPEDLEFEPVNHGELAVEDVRKHLVDIPTPLEWGCFSFGIVQSEDSFNFYAAIDHVHGDAALIGITMLEAHGRYTALTTGGSAFALPDAGSFDEWCVQEHERTSALTVDSPEVQAWIEFAENNNNSMPEFPLPLGNAMEPSVGDMVGESLLDPEQTARFEAACEAAGARFVGGLFACMAQVEHELTGAATYYGLTPRDTRRTSDNFMTQGWFTGLVPITVPIAAATFNEAAWAAQESFDGNLNMARVPYYRVLELAPWLDWPRPNFPVSNFLHGGAAPLNTILAATEMGYANNIGIYSDGRYSYQLTIYIFRYEGGTVMEVMYPDNPIAKKSVTRYLEAMKSVCTRIADGGNW; translated from the coding sequence TTGCGAATCGGGAAAATCACGATCGGAAAGATCGATGATTGGACGCCGATCCCAGGTGTTCTGACCTCTTGGCACCCGACCGAGACGGCTCGTGAAGTGGCCCGGCAGGCACCTGTGAGTTCGGTGCCGGTCAGCTACATGCAGGGCCAGCACATCCGGGGCGTCGTCGAGCGCACCGGCTCGGGCCTCGAGTACTCCCGGCAGATCATCGCAACATGCGAAGTGCCTGGTCAGTGCGATATCGCGGCCATGAACGAGGCGCTCAACTCGTATCTGCGCAGGCACGACACCTACCGCAGCTGGTTTGAGTACATCGACACCGGGGCGAGCGGAGCGACGGGAAATGGGTTCGCCGAGATCCGTCGTCGTACCATCAGCAATCCCGAAGACCTCGAATTCGAGCCTGTCAACCACGGCGAGCTGGCGGTCGAGGACGTCCGCAAGCACCTCGTGGACATCCCGACGCCGCTCGAGTGGGGCTGCTTCTCCTTCGGCATCGTCCAGAGCGAAGACAGCTTCAACTTCTACGCGGCCATCGACCACGTCCACGGCGACGCCGCGCTGATCGGCATCACCATGCTGGAGGCTCATGGCCGGTACACAGCATTGACAACAGGGGGCTCAGCGTTTGCTCTGCCCGACGCCGGAAGCTTCGACGAATGGTGCGTCCAGGAGCACGAGCGGACCTCGGCGCTGACCGTCGATTCGCCCGAGGTTCAGGCCTGGATCGAGTTTGCTGAGAACAACAACAACAGCATGCCGGAGTTCCCGTTGCCGCTCGGGAACGCGATGGAGCCGTCGGTCGGCGACATGGTCGGCGAATCGCTCTTGGACCCGGAGCAGACGGCGCGGTTCGAGGCTGCCTGTGAGGCGGCCGGCGCGCGCTTCGTCGGTGGCCTGTTCGCCTGCATGGCGCAGGTCGAGCACGAATTGACCGGTGCGGCAACGTATTACGGCCTCACGCCGCGAGACACCCGGCGTACGTCGGACAACTTCATGACGCAGGGCTGGTTCACCGGCCTGGTGCCCATCACCGTGCCGATCGCCGCGGCGACGTTCAATGAAGCCGCGTGGGCGGCGCAGGAGTCGTTCGACGGCAACCTCAACATGGCGCGGGTTCCGTACTACCGCGTCCTGGAGCTCGCGCCTTGGCTGGACTGGCCGCGGCCCAACTTCCCGGTGTCGAACTTCCTGCACGGCGGTGCGGCGCCGCTCAACACCATCCTCGCGGCCACCGAGATGGGGTACGCCAACAACATCGGCATCTACTCCGACGGCCGGTACTCCTACCAGCTGACCATCTACATCTTCCGCTACGAAGGTGGCACGGTCATGGAGGTCATGTACCCCGACAACCCCATCGCCAAGAAGTCCGTCACCCGGTATCTCGAGGCAATGAAGTCGGTCTGCACGCGGATCGCCGACGGCGGGAACTGGTGA
- a CDS encoding RND family transporter, protein MRRLADFVVRWPWAVIGLWITLAVALPLAVPSLNEMAQKHPLAMLPADAPSNVAARHMTEAFKEPGTDDLLLVVLINDRGLDRNDEATYRKLVDALREDQHDVVMMQDFISTPPLRNFMTSKDKKAWVLPVGLAGALGTPQSYAAYNRVADIVRHSTAGSPLKIHLSGPAATVADLTVAGEKDRMPIEIAIAVLVLLVLLIVYRNPVTMMLPLAGIGMSLVIAQATVAGLSQLTGLGVSNQAIILLSAMIFGAGTDYAVFLISRYHDYVRQGLESTDAVRRALGSVGKVITASAATVGVTFLGISFAKMGVFSTVGVSSAIGILVAFLAAITLLPAIITLVGPKGWIKPRDEITAQLWRRSGARIVRRPRLHLVASLLVLLLLASAAVFAKFNYDDRKAVAASAPSSIGYAALESHFNVNQSVPSYVLVQSPRDLRSPQALADLEQMASRISQLPDVAMVSGITRPLGEVPPEFRATFQAGLVGDRLTEGAGMIGERTGDINRLAKGADTLATNLADVRGQVGQIATQLQTTLDAFTAIRSQYGGNKLVQNVEVAAKLVNSVSKLGNTLGLNYTAAKDMFGWVGPVLAALQNNAVCDLDVSCAETRGHFQRLEQARQDGTIDEINKLAGQLQTMQDQKTLNASVQQLQSAMTNLTKVMRSMGMDSPAGAQANLTKLRQGADRSATGSREVANGVDEVVEQIKLMRSGLDQAGAFLLSMKQNAAGPTQAGFNIPPEVLQLEAFKSASKMFISPDGHSVRYLVLTKLDPFSSAAMDQVNTIRDTARGAQPNTSLSDATVSMGGYPVALKDTRDYYQNDIRFIIIVTVAVVLLILMLLLRSLIAPLYLVGSVVLSYFAALGIGVVVFQYLFHQPLHWTVPPLAFVVLVAVGADYNMLFVSRMRDESPHGMRYGIIRTLSSTGGVITAAGLIFAASMWGLLFSSIGTVIQGGFVIGAGILLDTFLVRTITVPAMATLVGDANWWPSRPKPQGSDV, encoded by the coding sequence TTGCGACGGCTAGCCGATTTTGTCGTGCGGTGGCCGTGGGCGGTGATCGGCCTGTGGATCACGCTGGCCGTGGCACTGCCGCTGGCCGTGCCGAGTCTCAACGAGATGGCCCAGAAGCATCCGCTGGCGATGCTGCCCGCCGATGCGCCGTCGAACGTCGCCGCCCGGCACATGACCGAGGCGTTCAAGGAACCCGGCACCGACGACCTCCTGCTCGTCGTGCTCATCAACGACCGCGGCCTCGACCGCAATGACGAAGCCACCTACCGCAAGCTGGTGGACGCCCTGCGCGAAGACCAGCACGACGTCGTCATGATGCAGGACTTCATCAGCACGCCGCCCCTGCGCAACTTCATGACCAGCAAGGACAAGAAGGCCTGGGTGTTGCCGGTCGGCCTGGCCGGTGCGCTGGGCACGCCGCAGTCGTACGCCGCCTACAACCGCGTGGCCGACATCGTCCGGCACAGCACCGCCGGCAGCCCGCTCAAGATCCATCTGTCCGGACCCGCGGCCACCGTCGCCGACCTCACCGTCGCCGGTGAGAAAGACCGGATGCCCATCGAGATCGCCATCGCGGTCCTCGTGCTCCTGGTCCTGCTGATCGTCTACCGCAATCCGGTGACCATGATGCTGCCGCTCGCCGGGATCGGCATGTCGCTGGTGATCGCGCAGGCGACGGTCGCCGGGCTGTCCCAGCTGACCGGGCTGGGCGTGTCGAACCAGGCCATAATCCTGTTGAGCGCCATGATCTTCGGTGCCGGCACCGACTACGCGGTGTTCCTGATCAGCCGCTACCACGACTATGTGCGGCAGGGCCTGGAATCCACGGATGCCGTCCGGCGGGCATTGGGTTCCGTCGGCAAGGTCATCACCGCCTCGGCCGCGACCGTCGGCGTCACGTTCCTCGGCATCAGCTTCGCCAAGATGGGCGTCTTCTCCACCGTCGGCGTCTCGTCGGCCATCGGCATCCTCGTGGCGTTCCTCGCCGCGATCACGCTGCTGCCGGCGATCATCACGCTCGTCGGGCCGAAGGGCTGGATCAAGCCGCGCGACGAGATCACCGCACAGCTGTGGCGCCGGTCCGGCGCGCGCATCGTGCGCCGGCCGCGGCTGCACCTGGTGGCCAGCCTGCTGGTGCTGCTCCTGCTGGCCAGCGCCGCGGTCTTCGCGAAGTTCAACTACGACGACCGCAAGGCTGTCGCCGCATCGGCGCCGAGCTCCATCGGGTACGCCGCGCTCGAGAGCCACTTCAACGTCAACCAGTCGGTGCCGTCGTACGTCCTCGTCCAGTCGCCGCGCGACCTGCGCTCCCCGCAAGCTCTCGCTGACCTCGAGCAGATGGCATCGCGCATCAGCCAACTGCCGGACGTCGCCATGGTCAGCGGCATCACCCGTCCCCTCGGCGAGGTGCCGCCCGAGTTCCGGGCCACCTTCCAGGCGGGCCTGGTCGGCGACCGGCTGACCGAGGGCGCCGGAATGATCGGCGAGCGCACGGGCGACATCAACCGGCTCGCAAAGGGTGCCGACACCCTCGCGACCAACCTCGCCGACGTGCGCGGCCAGGTCGGCCAGATCGCCACGCAACTCCAGACGACGCTGGATGCTTTCACCGCGATCCGCAGCCAGTACGGCGGCAACAAGCTGGTGCAGAACGTGGAAGTCGCGGCCAAGCTCGTCAACAGTGTCAGCAAGCTGGGCAACACCCTCGGGCTGAATTACACGGCGGCCAAAGACATGTTCGGCTGGGTGGGCCCGGTGCTCGCGGCGCTGCAGAACAACGCGGTGTGCGACCTCGACGTGTCCTGCGCCGAAACCCGCGGCCATTTCCAGCGGCTCGAACAGGCGCGCCAGGACGGCACCATCGACGAGATCAACAAGCTCGCCGGGCAGTTGCAGACCATGCAGGATCAGAAGACGCTCAACGCGTCGGTGCAGCAGCTCCAGAGCGCGATGACCAACCTGACCAAGGTGATGCGCAGCATGGGGATGGACAGCCCCGCCGGCGCGCAGGCCAATCTGACCAAGTTGCGCCAGGGCGCCGACCGTTCGGCGACCGGCAGCCGGGAGGTCGCCAACGGCGTCGACGAGGTCGTCGAGCAGATCAAGCTGATGCGTTCGGGCCTCGACCAGGCCGGGGCCTTCCTGCTGTCGATGAAACAGAACGCGGCCGGCCCGACGCAGGCGGGCTTCAACATCCCGCCCGAGGTACTGCAGCTCGAAGCCTTCAAGTCGGCGTCGAAGATGTTCATCTCGCCCGACGGACACTCGGTGCGGTACCTCGTGCTCACCAAGCTCGACCCGTTCAGCTCCGCCGCCATGGATCAGGTCAACACCATCCGCGACACCGCGCGCGGCGCGCAGCCGAACACGTCGCTGTCGGACGCCACGGTGTCGATGGGCGGATATCCGGTGGCGCTCAAGGACACTCGCGACTACTACCAGAACGACATCCGGTTCATCATCATCGTCACCGTCGCGGTGGTGCTGCTGATTCTCATGCTGTTGCTGCGGTCGCTGATCGCACCGCTGTATCTGGTTGGCTCCGTGGTGCTTTCGTACTTCGCGGCGCTCGGCATCGGCGTCGTGGTGTTCCAGTACCTGTTCCACCAGCCGTTGCACTGGACCGTGCCACCGCTGGCATTCGTGGTGCTGGTCGCGGTCGGCGCCGACTACAACATGCTGTTCGTCTCACGCATGCGTGACGAGTCACCACATGGCATGCGCTACGGCATCATTCGCACGCTGTCGTCGACCGGCGGCGTGATCACCGCGGCCGGCCTGATCTTCGCGGCCTCGATGTGGGGTCTGCTGTTCTCCAGCATCGGTACCGTTATCCAGGGCGGCTTCGTCATCGGCGCCGGCATCCTGCTGGACACCTTCCTGGTGCGGACCATCACCGTGCCCGCCATGGCCACGCTCGTCGGAGACGCGAACTGGTGGCCGTCCCGCCCGAAACCGCAAGGGAGCGACGTATGA
- the pe gene encoding acyltransferase PE — translation MNKRLASSLAIATTLLTVGASGPLANWIATADEPWAGPGSGSGSGEPIVPAIPPIGTPGRGYALGGAHVMGIPYDEYIRRTGADWFPGLKREIVDYPAGQVQGHVLSFIPGIEELHEKMPEIGLNGPSIGESVEVGKNNVVNRVREGGPGTVIGLSEGAMVVHAVQDRLAYDPAAPPPNELSFATYGDPLAINPWTQSFLRQTYPVGSTVPALDFLMPPVVDSQYDTYQFISAYDSIADWPDRPDNLMALANAVVGLATGHTAVAFTNPKNVPPQNIIKTVNSRGATTTTYMIPEQHLPLVVPFKYLGMSEADMNHLDAVMKPMVDAGYSRNDDPATAPVTVDPVNGYDPAAATAPATQAAFGGAADPVSQLMSGINYVLSHGPSAH, via the coding sequence ATGAACAAGCGACTTGCCAGCTCGTTGGCGATTGCCACCACGCTGTTGACGGTCGGTGCCTCTGGGCCCCTTGCGAATTGGATCGCGACGGCCGACGAGCCGTGGGCGGGTCCCGGGTCCGGCTCGGGCTCCGGCGAGCCGATCGTCCCCGCCATCCCGCCGATCGGTACGCCCGGCCGCGGGTACGCACTCGGCGGCGCACACGTCATGGGCATCCCGTACGACGAGTACATCCGCCGCACCGGCGCCGACTGGTTCCCGGGCCTCAAGCGCGAGATCGTCGACTATCCCGCCGGCCAGGTGCAGGGCCACGTGCTGAGCTTCATCCCGGGCATCGAAGAACTGCACGAGAAGATGCCCGAGATCGGACTGAACGGCCCCAGCATCGGCGAGTCGGTCGAGGTCGGCAAGAACAACGTCGTCAACCGCGTCCGCGAGGGCGGCCCCGGCACCGTGATCGGCCTGTCCGAAGGCGCCATGGTCGTGCACGCCGTGCAGGACCGGCTGGCCTACGACCCGGCGGCGCCGCCACCCAACGAGCTGTCGTTCGCCACCTACGGCGACCCGCTCGCCATCAACCCGTGGACGCAGAGCTTCCTGCGGCAGACGTATCCGGTCGGCAGCACGGTGCCCGCGCTCGACTTCCTGATGCCGCCGGTGGTCGACAGTCAGTACGACACTTACCAATTCATCTCCGCATACGACAGCATCGCCGACTGGCCGGACCGGCCCGACAACCTGATGGCGCTCGCGAACGCGGTCGTCGGCCTGGCCACCGGCCACACCGCGGTGGCGTTCACCAACCCGAAGAACGTGCCGCCGCAGAACATCATCAAGACCGTCAACTCCCGCGGCGCGACGACCACGACGTACATGATCCCCGAGCAGCACCTGCCGCTCGTCGTGCCGTTCAAGTACCTCGGGATGTCCGAAGCGGACATGAATCACCTCGACGCCGTGATGAAACCCATGGTGGATGCCGGATATTCGCGCAATGACGACCCGGCGACCGCACCGGTCACCGTCGATCCCGTCAACGGCTACGACCCCGCCGCCGCCACCGCCCCGGCCACGCAAGCCGCCTTCGGTGGTGCCGCCGACCCGGTGTCACAGCTGATGTCGGGTATCAACTACGTGCTGAGCCACGGGCCGAGCGCGCACTAG
- a CDS encoding GAP family protein produces the protein MWITLLVMAIAVSLEPFRIGMSVVMLNRPRPHLQLAAFLCGGFLMGLSVGAVVLFFLESRLPAWASAHFNLPTVQIVIGVLALVAAVLLAVTKGRERTVPDWLTRLLTGRSLWIAGVAGLGIALPSVDYLAALAVIAAAHLEAGVRMGALVTFNVVAFSLVEIPLLAYLIAPQRTRTAMSNLHNWIRARQRHEVAGLLAAVGVVLVAAGAVGI, from the coding sequence ATGTGGATCACCCTGCTGGTGATGGCGATCGCGGTGAGCCTGGAGCCGTTCCGGATCGGCATGTCCGTCGTCATGCTGAACCGGCCGCGCCCACACCTGCAGTTGGCAGCATTCCTGTGCGGCGGTTTCCTGATGGGCCTGTCCGTCGGCGCGGTCGTCCTGTTCTTCCTCGAGTCACGGTTACCCGCTTGGGCCTCAGCGCATTTCAACCTGCCGACGGTCCAGATCGTGATCGGCGTGCTGGCCTTGGTGGCCGCGGTGCTGCTGGCCGTCACGAAGGGGCGCGAGCGAACCGTCCCGGACTGGCTGACCCGGCTGCTCACCGGCCGGTCGCTGTGGATCGCCGGTGTCGCGGGCCTGGGCATCGCGCTGCCCTCGGTCGACTACCTCGCGGCACTGGCCGTCATCGCCGCCGCGCACCTCGAGGCCGGGGTGCGGATGGGCGCGCTGGTGACCTTCAACGTGGTGGCGTTCTCGTTGGTCGAAATCCCGCTGCTGGCCTACCTGATCGCGCCGCAACGAACCCGGACCGCGATGAGCAACCTGCACAACTGGATTCGCGCCCGCCAGCGCCACGAAGTCGCCGGCCTGCTGGCGGCGGTGGGTGTTGTGCTCGTCGCCGCGGGCGCGGTGGGGATCTGA
- a CDS encoding AMP-binding protein, whose amino-acid sequence MSDASILSVLRERAGATPDDVAYTFTDYDHDWDGVTESLTWAQLYRRTLNVAHELRMHGVPGDRALIIAPQGLAYIVGFLGAMQAGFIAVPLSVPLPGSHDERVSAVITDTSPTVVLTTAAAFDIAAQNVDDGASMVAVIAVDTLDLDADRDFDEEVPAGPDIAYLQYTSGSTRLPAGVMISHKNLRVNVEQLLADLLSQHGGELPPGSTLVSWLPFYHDMGLVLGIAVPVFSGHKADLMSPIAFLTRPVRWLQALSRNNPAWSAAPNFAFDLATRRVTDDEMGELDLSGVIGINNGAERIHPPTLIKFDERFAAVGFRPEMMVPSYGLAEATLYVASGAHGRPPEVVEFAADELTQGIALRKPGGTPLMRYGRAPSPLLEIVDADTCQVCPDGVVGEIWVRGDNVSAGYWRKPEQTGSAFDATLVGAPEGTPETGWLRTGDQGFISDGDLFIVGRIKDMLIVRGRNHYSDDIEATVQKISRGRVAAIAVTDDHTDQLVTIIELKSRADAAALDGLKNDVVAAISRAHGLQVADVVLVEAGSIPTTTSGKMRRSACAEQYRQGQFVRLDA is encoded by the coding sequence ATGTCCGATGCGTCGATCCTGTCCGTCCTGCGCGAGCGCGCCGGCGCGACCCCAGACGACGTGGCCTACACCTTCACCGACTACGACCACGACTGGGACGGCGTCACCGAGAGCCTGACCTGGGCCCAGCTGTACCGTCGCACCCTCAACGTGGCGCACGAGCTCCGCATGCACGGCGTCCCCGGCGACCGCGCGCTGATCATCGCGCCGCAGGGGCTGGCTTACATCGTCGGGTTTCTGGGCGCCATGCAGGCGGGTTTCATCGCGGTGCCGCTGTCGGTCCCGCTGCCGGGTTCGCACGACGAGCGGGTGAGCGCCGTCATCACCGACACGTCACCGACCGTCGTGCTGACCACCGCGGCCGCGTTCGACATCGCCGCGCAGAACGTGGACGACGGTGCCTCGATGGTCGCCGTGATCGCCGTCGACACCCTCGATCTGGACGCGGACCGGGACTTCGATGAAGAGGTGCCGGCCGGCCCGGACATCGCCTACCTGCAGTACACCTCCGGGTCGACGCGGCTGCCGGCCGGCGTGATGATCTCGCACAAGAACCTGCGCGTGAACGTCGAGCAGTTGCTCGCCGATCTGCTGTCGCAACACGGTGGCGAGCTGCCGCCGGGGTCGACGCTCGTCTCGTGGCTGCCCTTCTATCACGACATGGGCCTGGTGCTCGGGATCGCGGTGCCGGTCTTCTCCGGCCACAAGGCCGACCTCATGAGCCCCATCGCGTTCCTGACCCGTCCCGTCCGCTGGTTGCAGGCGCTGTCCCGGAACAACCCGGCGTGGTCGGCCGCCCCGAACTTCGCGTTCGACCTCGCGACCCGGCGCGTCACCGACGACGAGATGGGCGAGCTCGATCTGAGCGGCGTCATCGGCATCAACAACGGTGCCGAACGCATTCACCCGCCCACCCTGATCAAGTTCGACGAACGCTTCGCCGCCGTCGGCTTCCGGCCCGAGATGATGGTGCCGTCGTACGGCCTGGCCGAGGCGACGCTTTACGTGGCCAGCGGCGCCCACGGCCGGCCGCCGGAAGTCGTCGAGTTCGCCGCCGACGAACTGACCCAGGGCATCGCGTTGCGCAAACCCGGTGGGACGCCGCTCATGCGCTACGGGCGGGCGCCGTCGCCGCTGCTGGAAATCGTCGACGCGGACACCTGCCAGGTGTGCCCCGACGGCGTCGTCGGCGAAATCTGGGTCCGCGGCGACAACGTGTCCGCCGGGTACTGGCGCAAGCCGGAACAGACGGGGTCCGCTTTCGACGCGACCCTGGTGGGCGCCCCCGAGGGCACACCCGAGACGGGCTGGCTGCGGACCGGCGACCAGGGCTTCATCTCCGACGGCGACCTGTTCATCGTGGGCCGCATCAAGGACATGCTGATCGTGCGTGGCCGCAACCACTACTCCGACGACATCGAAGCGACGGTGCAGAAGATCAGCCGTGGCCGGGTGGCGGCGATCGCCGTGACCGATGACCACACCGACCAGCTGGTCACCATCATCGAGCTCAAGTCACGCGCCGACGCCGCTGCGCTCGATGGGCTGAAAAACGATGTGGTGGCGGCGATTTCGCGGGCGCACGGACTACAGGTCGCCGACGTCGTGCTGGTGGAAGCCGGGTCCATCCCGACCACCACGAGCGGCAAGATGCGCCGGTCGGCGTGCGCCGAGCAATATCGGCAGGGGCAGTTCGTCCGGTTGGACGCGTAA
- a CDS encoding CDP-diacylglycerol diphosphatase: MTTTTVTTRPRFTRRIAAAAALVVAPALAFGLSPAAHAETGTQHFQGCDNGKDDPIWDGVRPPTHSHPLEHSPKHPGGNFDIQWPGNDSTRGWAVHPGVDMTKTQDLLVVPTVRETGIECDNLLRGDAPNYFKHAYESVHFMTGGPDWALGLNSADGRRLNQLHIHLTRLYGPAREDIDRAVKAGKVSKDEHKWVDQVIEVTGHKDDKFIKSEDSKHQYRAWITDSVDANFFKKLNDDIVTPLHKQGKPVGMSHEAMLITRNPAGKGFVVLESDTNSGIHGVPNIEGILDKR, translated from the coding sequence ATGACCACCACGACTGTGACCACCCGCCCCCGCTTCACCCGCCGTATCGCGGCGGCCGCCGCCCTGGTGGTAGCGCCGGCGCTGGCGTTCGGTCTCTCGCCCGCCGCCCACGCAGAGACGGGCACGCAGCATTTCCAGGGCTGCGACAACGGCAAGGACGACCCGATCTGGGACGGCGTCCGGCCGCCGACCCACTCGCACCCGCTGGAGCACTCGCCCAAGCACCCGGGCGGGAACTTCGACATCCAGTGGCCGGGCAACGACTCGACGCGCGGATGGGCAGTGCATCCGGGTGTGGACATGACGAAGACCCAGGATCTGCTGGTGGTTCCCACCGTCCGTGAGACCGGGATCGAATGCGACAACCTGCTGCGCGGCGACGCCCCGAACTACTTCAAGCACGCCTACGAGTCGGTTCACTTCATGACGGGCGGCCCGGACTGGGCACTCGGGCTCAACTCGGCGGACGGCCGCCGGCTGAACCAGCTGCACATCCACCTGACCCGGCTCTACGGCCCCGCCCGCGAAGACATCGACCGGGCCGTCAAGGCCGGCAAGGTGAGCAAGGACGAGCACAAGTGGGTCGATCAGGTCATCGAGGTCACCGGGCACAAGGACGACAAGTTCATCAAGTCCGAGGACAGCAAGCACCAGTACCGGGCCTGGATCACGGACAGTGTCGACGCCAACTTCTTCAAGAAGCTGAACGACGACATCGTCACGCCGCTGCACAAGCAGGGCAAGCCGGTCGGCATGTCGCACGAGGCGATGCTGATCACGCGCAACCCCGCGGGCAAGGGGTTCGTGGTCCTGGAAAGCGACACGAACAGTGGCATCCACGGTGTCCCCAACATCGAAGGGATTCTGGACAAGAGGTAG
- a CDS encoding serine/threonine-protein kinase: MSLPDGSVFAGFTVVRKLGAGGMGEVYLVQHPRLPRTDALKVLPASLSADAEYRRRFEREADAAATLWHQHIVGVHDRGEYDGRLWISMDYVDGSDAGNVLRTQCPGGMPRDQVIAIVTAIADALDHAHSRGLLHRDVKPANILLSGRGPGRGRVMLADFGIARRVDDFDGLTSTNMTLGTPNYAAPEQLLGEALDGRTDQYALAATAFQLLTGQPPGGDSTPVVLISQRVSGVVPRLADVRPDLADLDPVLAIAMARRPADRFRSCGDFAAALARGAAATLPPVAAAPAVPGVPTVAAAPPPAPMGLVRQPDPSPKARSGMSPTAWALIGVGILLVVALVFVGVVLMRGHDARSGPTTSAEATTTMSEPTGVTVTSVESTEPEPPTSLVPTTARMVLPDADTRGFTTYNGAARCTGADEAAMILRTAQSAVVICRSSVGVLYYLGYRISDGATIRLGTVNESGDGFVAFNDPDAAEYHVSSSGLEIVQNGKTLASEPAVESAR, translated from the coding sequence ATGTCGCTGCCCGATGGATCGGTTTTCGCCGGATTCACCGTGGTCCGAAAGCTGGGCGCAGGCGGCATGGGCGAGGTGTATCTGGTTCAGCACCCGCGGCTGCCCCGCACCGACGCGCTGAAGGTCCTGCCGGCGTCGTTGTCCGCCGACGCCGAATACCGCCGGCGCTTCGAGCGCGAGGCCGACGCCGCGGCGACGCTGTGGCATCAGCACATCGTCGGAGTGCACGACCGCGGCGAGTACGACGGGCGCCTGTGGATCTCGATGGACTACGTCGACGGTTCCGATGCCGGCAACGTGCTCCGGACGCAGTGCCCCGGCGGCATGCCGCGGGACCAGGTGATCGCGATCGTCACCGCGATCGCCGACGCGCTGGATCATGCGCACAGTCGCGGGCTGCTGCACCGGGACGTCAAGCCCGCGAACATCCTGTTGAGCGGACGGGGCCCGGGCCGCGGCCGGGTGATGTTGGCCGATTTCGGGATCGCCCGGCGCGTCGACGATTTCGACGGACTGACGTCGACGAACATGACGCTCGGCACGCCGAACTACGCGGCGCCGGAGCAATTGCTCGGTGAGGCGCTCGACGGCCGCACGGACCAATACGCCTTGGCCGCCACCGCTTTTCAGCTGCTGACCGGCCAGCCTCCGGGTGGCGATTCGACGCCCGTCGTGCTCATCAGCCAACGCGTCAGTGGCGTCGTGCCACGACTGGCCGACGTCCGCCCGGACCTCGCCGACCTGGACCCCGTGCTGGCCATTGCGATGGCCCGCCGGCCCGCTGACCGCTTCCGTTCGTGCGGGGATTTCGCCGCGGCACTGGCGCGCGGTGCGGCGGCGACGCTGCCGCCGGTCGCCGCCGCACCCGCGGTCCCCGGAGTGCCGACAGTCGCAGCCGCGCCGCCGCCCGCACCCATGGGCCTTGTGCGCCAGCCGGATCCGTCGCCGAAGGCACGGTCCGGAATGAGCCCGACGGCCTGGGCGCTGATCGGCGTGGGGATTCTGCTGGTGGTGGCGTTGGTCTTCGTCGGCGTCGTGCTGATGCGCGGGCATGACGCACGCAGCGGCCCAACGACTTCGGCGGAGGCCACGACAACCATGTCCGAGCCGACGGGCGTGACCGTGACGTCGGTCGAGTCCACCGAGCCGGAGCCCCCGACCTCGCTGGTGCCCACCACCGCGCGAATGGTGCTGCCCGACGCCGACACCCGCGGCTTCACCACCTACAACGGCGCCGCCCGGTGCACCGGAGCGGACGAGGCCGCGATGATCCTGCGCACCGCGCAGTCGGCGGTCGTGATCTGCCGCAGCAGCGTCGGGGTGCTGTATTACCTGGGCTATCGAATCTCCGACGGCGCCACGATCCGATTGGGAACCGTGAACGAGTCCGGCGACGGCTTCGTCGCGTTCAACGATCCCGATGCCGCCGAGTACCACGTCTCGTCGTCAGGCCTGGAAATCGTGCAGAACGGCAAGACGCTGGCGTCCGAGCCTGCGGTTGAGTCCGCTCGGTGA